A region from the Aegilops tauschii subsp. strangulata cultivar AL8/78 chromosome 5, Aet v6.0, whole genome shotgun sequence genome encodes:
- the LOC141022627 gene encoding uncharacterized protein produces MHDLVYDLARSVVADEIDIESPTCRYAWLTDGRKLFNSSGTPLLKIRALHFHDPGDFQLHGDFSPAKCLRVLDLRRWCTRELPDSIGQLRQLRYLDASWYFRSLESIRIPKALGALTKLQYLNLSDRGTPIGLPEVISKLTELRYLNISSCRGYYSLDNPSANQSFIDCIGTLPNLEHLDLSRNDYGFSVPESFSSLKKLNLEKCTRISSLPENVGKLDIQNLFGLLKLGRQGFYVRADDSESSSSLVWLKHTNPDELSIVGLENVKSVEEARIIRLMEKHNIEKLTLNWREGVSSVGHMVLLTELVPPPSVKDLMIVGYKGVIFPHWLMPMSRYLPNLVSLALWNLPCSSLPRFAQLPNLRSIVLGNMYNLKEFDTSCPMGEDGANEFTLPKLEYLKLDNCPKLMIKPCPPRAVFMFISRGKNVLSSCGNCAASTVASSSSPPVSKLKVEYSELPLRQWRLLHHLPGLSDVSITHCDDLTISPQISQAFVSLESLSLESISLKCLPEWVGELPSLRQLSLIYMNCLQELDKNLKQLTQLQSLSLDMCNALTSLPQWLGELTLLKTLKIRTCESITSLPESILTNLQELRIQCCPQLDEWCKLKENQMKLAHIKEMFFY; encoded by the exons ATGCATGACCTGGTGTATGATCTTGCAAGATCAGTCGTGGCTGATGAAATTGACATAGAGAGTCCTACCTGCCGATATGCTTGGCTGACAGATGGGAGAAAGCTATTTAATTCATCAGGGACTCCACTCTTGAAGATAAGGGCACTGCATTTTCATGATCCTGGCGACTTTCAGCTTCATGGTGATTTTTCACCAGCTAAATGCCTCCGTGTCTTAGATTTAAGAAGATGGTGTACACGAGAGTTGCCCGATTCTATTGGTCAACTGAGACAGTTGAGGTATCTTGATGCTTCATGGTATTTCAGGTCGCTGGAGTCTATAAGGATTCCCAAAGCTCTGGGTGCCCTTACCAAACTCCAATACTTGAATTTATCAGATCGCGGAACACCCATAGGGTTGCCAGAGGTCATCAGCAAACTCACGGAACTCCGGTACTTAAATATATCGTCCTGCAGGGGTTATTATTCATTGGACAACCCGTCAGCGAATCAAAGTTTCATAGACTGTATCGGTACTCTTCCCAATCTGGAGCACTTGGACTTGTCTCGCAATGACTATGGTTTTAGTGTACCTGAAAGTTTTAGCAGCCTCAAAAAGCTAAACCTTGAAAAATGCACGCGCATTTCTAGCCTTCCAGAAAATGTGGGGAAACTGGATATTCAGAACCTTTTTGGCTTGTTGAAACTGGGAAGACAAGGGTTTTATGTGCGTGCCGATGACAGTGAATCCAGCAGCAGTCTTGTCTGGCTTAAGCATACAAATCCTGATGAGTTGAGTATCGTCGGTCTTGAAAATGTGAAGTCCGTAGAAGAGGCACGCATTataaggttgatggagaaacacaATATTGAAAAACTGACATTGAACTGGAGGGAAGGTGTTAGTTCTGTGGGACACATGGTGTTGCTAACAGAGCTAGTGCCACCACCCAGTGTAAAGGATTTGATGATAGTAGGTTACAAGGGTGTCATCTTTCCACACTGGTTAATGCCTATGAGCAGATATCTTCCTAATCTTGTGAGTTTGGCGTTGTGGAATCTGCCATGCAGCAGCCTACCAAGATTCGCCCAACTACCCAACCTACGGAGTATTGTTCTCGGCAACATGTATAACCTGAAAGAATTTGACACATCATGCCCTATGGGTGAGGACGGTGCGAATGAGTTCACGTTGCCTAAACTGGAGTATTTGAAACTGGACAACTGCCCCAAGTTGATGATTAAGCCATGTCCGCCTAGAGCTGTGTTCATGTTTATATCAAGAGGTAAAAATGTGCTATCGTCATGCGGAAATTGTGCCGCAAGCACAGTTGCTTCCTCCTCTTCCCCTCCTGTGAGTAAACTGAAAGTTGAATACTCGGAGTTGCCTTTGCGGCAGTGGAGATTGCTTCACCACCTTCCTGGCCTTAGTGATGTAAGTATCACCCATTGCGATGATCTGACTATCTCACCACAGATCAGCCAAGCCTTCGTCTCCCTTGAATCACTCTCCCTAGAATCCATTAGCCTGAAATGTTTGCCAGAATGGGTCGGTGAACTCCCATCTCTTCGGCAGTTGAGCTTAATATACATGAACTGCCTACAGGAATTGGACAAGAACCTGAAGCAACTTACACAGTTGCAATCACTGAGTCTGGATATGTGCAATGCATTGACATCACTACCGCAATGGTTAGGAGAACTCACCTTGCTCAAGACGCTTAAGATCAGAACTTGTGAGAGCATCACCTCTTTACCGGAGAGCATACTCACCAACCTCCAAGAACTACGTATTCAGTGCTGCCCTCAACTAGATGAATGGTGTAAGTTGAAGGAGAATCAGATGAAACTAGCTCACATCAAGGAAATG TTTTTCTACTGA